CTATGGGCTTTATCTACTTCTATACCTATAGAATTTAGTGTTTGAACTAAATCCTGTAAAGTTTTTTCGCTAATATCTATAAATTCACTCAGCCAAGTTCTTGTAATGATCATCTAAACTGCTCCAACAATCTTAAATCTCCCTCAAAAAGTGATCTTAAATCAGGAATTTGATGCTTTAACATTGCAAACCTTTCTACTCCAAGTCCAAATGCATATCCGCTGACATTGCTTAATCCAACAAATTTAAAGACATTTGGATCAACAACCCCACACCCTAAAACTTCAAGCCAACCTGTTTGTTTGCAGACTCTACAACCACAACCTTTACAAAAAATACAACTTATATCAACTTCAGCTGAGGGCTCTGTAAAAGGGAAAAAGCTCGGACGAAAACGCACTTTAACATCGCCAAAAAAATAACGCAAAAATTCCTCTAAAATATTTTTTAAATTTGCAAAGCTTACCCTTTGTCCCTCTTCAACAACAAGTCCTTCAACTTGATGAAACATAGGAGTATGAGTAAGATCAAAGTCTCTTCTAAAAACTGTTCCCGGAGTGATCATTCTAATGGGAGGTTTTTGAGTAAGCATAGTACGGATTTGAACAGGTGAAGTGTGTGTTCTTAAAAGCCTGCCATCATCAAAATAAAAAGTATCTTGCATATCTCTTGCTGGGTGGGATTTTGGTAAATTTAGGGCTTCAAAATTATGAAAATCATCTTCTATCAAAGGACCCTTTTCAACACTAAAATTTAGACTTACAAAGTATTCTATAATGAAATCCATGGTTTGCATGACAGGGTGTAAAGCTCCATTATTTAAACTTTCATCAAAGAAACTAAAATGCTGGGCATTTTCTTTCATTTTTTCATCAAAACCAGCTTTTTCAAGCTCTTTAAATTTATCTTCAAAGGCTTTGGTATAACTTTGTTTTTGCTCATTGAGTTTTGCAGCAAGGGTTTTTTTCTCTTCTCCTTGCAGGTCTTTTAGCTTAGCAAATTCAGCACTGAGTGTGCTTTTTTTACCTAAGATACTGATTTTGAGTTTTTCAAGTTCATCTAAATTCTTACAAGTTGTAATTTTTTTGAGTATGTTTTGCAAATCTTTTCCTTATTGGTATTTAAAAAGTTTATTTTAGCTTAACTTTGTTAAAAATATATAAAATTTAAGTTATAATTGTTAAAAATTTATCTTATGAAATTTAAGGAAAAATTATGGCTGAAGAAAAGACAATTTTTGAACTCATCATAGAGGGCAAAATCCCTTGTGATAAGGTCTTTGAAAGTGATGAATTTTTAGCTTTTAAAGATATTAATCCAAAAGCACCTATTCATATTCTCATCGTTCCAAAGGAGCATTTTAAAGATTTTAGCAAGATTCCTCCTGAACTTATGGCAAAGATGACAAGTTTTATCCATGAACTTTGTGCGTTTTTGGATATAAAGGAGTTTAAACTTCTTACAAATTGTGGAAAAAAGGCAGGTCAAGAGGTTTTTCATCTTCATTTTCATCTTCTAAGTGGCTTTTAAAAAGCCACAAGTTTATACAAACAAACATCTTTACAAAGTTTCAAAATAGAAAATTTGAGATTATTTTTTTATATTTAATCAAATATTCAAGCTTTTTTTGCTTAAATTTAATTTTTGATGAGAAAACTTATCTTAAAATAATTTTAAGTCATATAAAAGGATAAGGCTGTGAGTTCTAAATTTTCTAAAATAGGCTTTGTTTTAGCCGTGGCTGGTTCAGCTGTAGGGCTTGGCAATGCATGGAAGTTCCCTACCTTAGTGGGGCAAAATGGTGGTTCAGCCTTTGTGCTTTTGTATTTGATCTTAACTCTTGGCGTGGGTTTTGTTATCTTTTTAGCCGAGCTTAGTATAGGAAAACTTAGCGAAAAAGATCCTGTAAATGCTTATAAAAACCTAGCTCCATCGC
This genomic interval from Campylobacter sp. MIT 99-7217 contains the following:
- the pheS gene encoding phenylalanine--tRNA ligase subunit alpha gives rise to the protein MQNILKKITTCKNLDELEKLKISILGKKSTLSAEFAKLKDLQGEEKKTLAAKLNEQKQSYTKAFEDKFKELEKAGFDEKMKENAQHFSFFDESLNNGALHPVMQTMDFIIEYFVSLNFSVEKGPLIEDDFHNFEALNLPKSHPARDMQDTFYFDDGRLLRTHTSPVQIRTMLTQKPPIRMITPGTVFRRDFDLTHTPMFHQVEGLVVEEGQRVSFANLKNILEEFLRYFFGDVKVRFRPSFFPFTEPSAEVDISCIFCKGCGCRVCKQTGWLEVLGCGVVDPNVFKFVGLSNVSGYAFGLGVERFAMLKHQIPDLRSLFEGDLRLLEQFR
- a CDS encoding histidine triad nucleotide-binding protein; this encodes MAEEKTIFELIIEGKIPCDKVFESDEFLAFKDINPKAPIHILIVPKEHFKDFSKIPPELMAKMTSFIHELCAFLDIKEFKLLTNCGKKAGQEVFHLHFHLLSGF